In a genomic window of Streptomyces sp. NBC_01231:
- the cobT gene encoding nicotinate-nucleotide--dimethylbenzimidazole phosphoribosyltransferase, with protein MTDTGQVPAEGLPESAGMVDQPGASAHGAYTYLSETTAEDEDLLLLPGAQGAWGNEVPPPAPEPVVETVHEPGPHEISGRDSGSVDLSAVRIPDSMPVPPVVPTPPRRPLHLGPPIPDASASPVRSLADRGAVGAPVRQSGPLATGPEYLDAPQVSEAPPQGATPWGAPTPPQDGVPGAVQAPVSTEAPAAETVVPVEEYPVESVVAAGAPEAPEAAGAPEVAETAEAADAALAAVARLATVAVAATAPQGAEAGEPLPSMENGDAQHFPEAGLVTPGQEAGLDPQVPQGDEVPPQAGDASYADTEPGAQVQDAGQSAHDAPVPDAGQWPEGAQVVDGDQLAGPTSVSDAEPLPEALSEAAPVTGADQVPAAGSVTDVGEASDGVPDSAAEQSAVAAVDDGQAPGAEARVDAGVVPAEAAVPTEAEQGGAGAGSDAGPDAGEFVGDAAGPYAGQPPEGAPAPIASEQGAENPHASVVEGAPIVEADAADIAPGTEAGALDPGAVEAGATEPVPTEPAIVDPGTPGEGSAVDAGHLPEAHPAPDAPQAPHTESTPGITDVPGAASFPDAASFPDAAPAPGADPLPDAEQIPPVAAPVPVADQSAEAFGDESVVPEAVPFPAAPDVSANTQFPDATSAPLPHAEDAAAVHPDPSRQQPAMAEQAVAEQGPVLTPNAHHAQGPQTAPVAAHDAEPTFAASLTEPAATPVPDAEYAPAPHDEAPLPEALAAHGEDTGPQPLQSAPEPQPDQSLGEFVAWEGSAPTAPHLAPTPPHPMTLPPREPSAPQPVAVVPAPRDGAPELAQRAEDLDTRAADQEDQQDEQNQQDQQHEEESTAAVEDVRRSTGPAAPAYDDAEREAVLKVMRERRDIRNGFRSDPIPHEVLLRVLEAAHTAPSVGHSQPWDFVVIRSADTRRAMHELAARQRDAYAKSLPKGRAKQFKELKIEAILDTPVNIVVTADPTRGGRHTLGRHTQPQMAPYSAALAVENLWLAARAEGLGVGWVSFFDEREMVRALGLPEHLEVIAYLCVGYVDEFPEEPELMQAGWSKRRPLSWVVHEETYGRRALPGEEPHDLLAETVAQIRPLDAKALGEAWERQKRMTKPAGALGMLEIISAQLSGLSRQCPPPIPEPAAVAIFAGDHGVHAQGVTPWPQEVTAQMVANFLGGGAVCNAFAGQVGAEVCVVDVGVATDLPATPGLLPRKVRAGTSDMTTGPAMTREEARQAIEVGIETARDLVAAGNKALLTGEMGIANTTASAALISVFTGADPAEVTGRGTGINDETLARKTEVVRRALDLHQPDMADPVGVLAAVGGFEHAAMVGLLLGGASLRTPVILDGVSAGAAALVARAIAPEVLAACIAGHRSAEPGHVAALNKLGLRPLVDLDLRLGEGTGALLALPLVQSTARAMHEVATFDSAGVTEK; from the coding sequence ATGACCGACACCGGCCAGGTCCCGGCCGAGGGACTGCCGGAGAGCGCAGGCATGGTGGATCAGCCGGGCGCCTCCGCGCACGGTGCGTACACCTACCTCTCCGAGACCACCGCCGAGGACGAAGACCTGTTGCTGCTGCCCGGCGCCCAGGGCGCATGGGGCAACGAGGTCCCGCCGCCCGCCCCGGAGCCCGTCGTCGAGACCGTCCACGAACCGGGACCGCACGAGATCTCGGGCCGCGACAGCGGCTCCGTCGACCTCAGCGCCGTCCGTATCCCCGACTCGATGCCGGTGCCGCCCGTCGTGCCCACTCCGCCCCGCCGCCCCCTCCACCTCGGCCCGCCCATCCCCGACGCCTCCGCCAGCCCGGTCCGCTCCCTCGCCGACCGCGGCGCCGTCGGCGCACCGGTACGGCAGTCCGGCCCGCTCGCGACCGGCCCCGAGTACCTCGACGCCCCGCAGGTGAGTGAGGCGCCCCCGCAGGGTGCGACGCCCTGGGGCGCGCCGACGCCCCCGCAGGACGGGGTACCGGGTGCGGTCCAGGCGCCGGTGAGCACCGAGGCCCCGGCTGCCGAAACGGTTGTGCCGGTGGAGGAGTATCCGGTCGAGTCGGTGGTTGCCGCTGGGGCCCCCGAGGCCCCCGAGGCCGCTGGGGCCCCCGAAGTCGCTGAGACCGCCGAAGCCGCGGACGCCGCCCTGGCCGCCGTGGCCCGCCTTGCGACGGTGGCGGTCGCCGCCACGGCTCCGCAGGGGGCGGAGGCGGGGGAGCCGCTGCCGTCCATGGAGAACGGCGACGCGCAGCATTTCCCCGAGGCGGGCCTCGTGACACCGGGCCAGGAGGCAGGGCTCGACCCGCAGGTTCCGCAGGGCGACGAGGTACCGCCGCAGGCCGGTGACGCTTCGTACGCCGACACCGAACCGGGCGCCCAGGTTCAGGACGCCGGGCAGTCGGCGCATGACGCTCCGGTTCCGGACGCCGGACAGTGGCCGGAAGGCGCCCAGGTCGTGGACGGTGACCAGCTTGCGGGGCCGACGTCCGTGTCCGACGCCGAGCCGCTTCCCGAGGCGCTTTCCGAGGCGGCGCCTGTCACTGGCGCCGACCAGGTTCCGGCCGCCGGGTCCGTGACGGACGTCGGTGAGGCTTCGGACGGTGTCCCGGACTCGGCGGCGGAGCAGTCGGCCGTGGCGGCCGTGGACGACGGCCAAGCGCCAGGAGCGGAGGCCCGTGTTGACGCCGGAGTCGTTCCGGCAGAGGCCGCTGTGCCGACGGAGGCCGAGCAGGGTGGGGCCGGCGCCGGAAGCGACGCCGGCCCGGACGCGGGTGAGTTCGTGGGGGACGCCGCAGGACCGTACGCCGGGCAGCCGCCGGAAGGCGCACCCGCTCCGATCGCCTCGGAGCAGGGAGCTGAGAACCCGCACGCTTCGGTGGTCGAGGGTGCGCCAATTGTGGAAGCCGACGCCGCCGACATCGCGCCGGGCACCGAGGCGGGTGCGCTTGACCCCGGCGCTGTGGAGGCAGGGGCTACCGAGCCCGTCCCCACGGAACCCGCAATCGTCGACCCCGGCACCCCCGGTGAAGGCTCCGCCGTGGACGCAGGGCACCTCCCCGAGGCGCACCCGGCCCCGGACGCGCCGCAGGCGCCGCACACCGAATCCACGCCGGGCATCACGGATGTTCCGGGCGCCGCATCCTTCCCGGACGCGGCGTCCTTCCCCGACGCCGCCCCCGCCCCGGGCGCCGACCCGCTCCCGGACGCGGAACAGATCCCGCCGGTCGCGGCCCCCGTTCCGGTCGCCGACCAGAGCGCCGAGGCCTTCGGTGACGAGTCGGTGGTCCCCGAGGCCGTGCCCTTCCCGGCCGCTCCGGACGTTTCGGCGAACACGCAGTTCCCGGACGCCACTTCGGCACCGCTTCCGCATGCCGAAGACGCCGCCGCCGTGCATCCCGACCCGTCGCGGCAGCAGCCCGCGATGGCCGAACAAGCCGTAGCGGAGCAGGGTCCGGTCCTCACGCCGAACGCCCACCACGCACAGGGCCCCCAGACCGCCCCGGTCGCGGCCCACGACGCTGAGCCGACGTTCGCCGCTTCCCTCACCGAACCGGCCGCCACCCCCGTCCCGGACGCGGAGTACGCCCCGGCCCCGCACGACGAGGCTCCGCTTCCGGAGGCTCTCGCGGCGCACGGCGAGGACACCGGGCCTCAGCCGCTCCAGTCGGCCCCGGAACCTCAACCCGACCAGTCCCTGGGCGAGTTCGTCGCCTGGGAGGGCTCGGCCCCGACCGCCCCCCACCTCGCGCCGACACCTCCGCACCCCATGACCCTCCCCCCGCGGGAACCGTCGGCGCCGCAACCCGTCGCCGTGGTCCCCGCCCCCCGTGACGGCGCCCCCGAACTGGCCCAACGCGCGGAGGACCTGGACACCCGGGCCGCCGACCAGGAAGACCAGCAGGACGAGCAGAACCAGCAGGATCAGCAGCACGAGGAAGAGAGCACGGCCGCAGTGGAAGACGTACGACGGTCCACCGGCCCGGCCGCGCCCGCCTACGACGACGCCGAGCGCGAGGCGGTGCTCAAGGTCATGCGCGAACGCAGGGACATCCGCAACGGTTTCCGCAGTGATCCCATCCCGCACGAGGTGCTGCTCCGCGTCCTGGAGGCCGCGCACACCGCGCCCTCCGTCGGCCACTCGCAGCCGTGGGACTTCGTCGTCATCCGTTCCGCCGACACCCGGCGCGCGATGCACGAACTGGCCGCACGTCAGCGCGACGCGTACGCCAAGTCCCTCCCCAAGGGCCGGGCGAAGCAGTTCAAGGAACTGAAGATCGAGGCGATCCTCGACACCCCCGTGAACATCGTCGTCACCGCCGACCCGACCCGTGGCGGCCGCCACACGCTCGGCCGGCACACCCAGCCGCAGATGGCCCCGTACTCCGCCGCGCTCGCCGTCGAGAACCTGTGGCTCGCCGCCCGCGCCGAGGGCCTCGGCGTCGGCTGGGTCAGCTTCTTCGACGAGCGCGAGATGGTCCGTGCTCTCGGCCTGCCCGAGCACCTGGAGGTCATCGCCTACCTGTGCGTCGGCTACGTCGACGAGTTCCCGGAAGAGCCCGAGCTGATGCAGGCGGGCTGGTCCAAGCGGCGCCCCCTGTCCTGGGTCGTTCACGAGGAGACGTACGGCCGTCGCGCCCTGCCCGGAGAGGAGCCGCACGACCTGCTCGCCGAGACCGTCGCCCAGATCCGCCCGCTGGACGCCAAGGCGCTCGGGGAGGCCTGGGAACGCCAGAAGCGGATGACGAAGCCGGCCGGCGCACTCGGCATGCTGGAGATCATCTCCGCCCAGCTGTCCGGTCTGTCCCGCCAGTGCCCGCCGCCGATCCCGGAGCCCGCGGCCGTCGCGATCTTCGCGGGCGACCACGGAGTGCACGCGCAGGGGGTCACCCCCTGGCCGCAGGAGGTGACGGCCCAGATGGTCGCCAACTTCCTCGGCGGGGGAGCGGTCTGCAACGCCTTCGCCGGTCAGGTGGGCGCCGAGGTCTGCGTGGTCGACGTCGGTGTCGCGACCGACCTCCCGGCGACCCCCGGCCTGCTGCCCCGCAAGGTCCGCGCGGGCACGTCCGACATGACGACCGGACCCGCGATGACCCGCGAGGAGGCCAGGCAGGCCATCGAGGTGGGCATCGAGACGGCTCGCGACCTGGTGGCAGCCGGCAACAAGGCCCTGCTCACGGGCGAGATGGGCATCGCGAACACCACCGCGTCGGCAGCTCTCATCTCGGTGTTCACGGGCGCCGACCCGGCCGAGGTGACCGGCCGTGGCACCGGCATCAACGACGAGACCCTGGCCCGCAAGACCGAGGTCGTGCGCCGCGCCCTCGACCTCCACCAGCCGGACATGGCCGACCCCGTCGGCGTCCTCGCGGCCGTCGGCGGCTTCGAACACGCGGCGATGGTCGGCCTCCTCCTCGGCGGCGCCTCCCTGCGTACGCCGGTGATCCTGGACGGCGTCAGCGCGGGCGCCGCCGCCCTGGTCGCCCGCGCGATCGCCCCCGAGGTCCTCGCGGCCTGCATCGCGGGCCACCGCAGCGCCGAGCCCGGCCACGTGGCCGCCCTCAACAAGCTGGGCCTGCGCCCCCTCGTCGACCTGGACCTCCGCCTGGGCGAGGGAACCGGCGCGCTGCTGGCCCTGCCGTTGGTGCAGAGCACGGCGCGAGCGATGCACGAGGTGGCCACGTTCGATTCGGCGGGAGTCACCGAGAAGTAG
- the cbiE gene encoding precorrin-6y C5,15-methyltransferase (decarboxylating) subunit CbiE, whose product MADRVTVIGWDGSPLTAAARSALGAATLVAGAAHHLALPEVPRGAERIRLGSAALAARRIAGHRGTAVVLADGDPGFFGVVRTLRAPEFGLEVEVVPAVSSVAAAFARAGMPWDDAQVVVAHRRTLRRAVNVCRAHTKVAVLTSPGAGPAELGLLMEGVHRTFVICEELGTEREQVTVVTSDKAADHTWRDPNVVIVIGGPVGPVGAAGPAEGGGWIAGRDPGTGPRGWTLPAEAYGGDLGEGESELLRAAQLARLGPRVGDLVWDIGCGSGAFAAEAARAGAAVIAVDRDLAACARTEAAARGFGVQLQIVRGIAPHVLEDLPEPDVVRVGGGGAAVVSAVADRRPQCIVTHAATRDAAERVGRDLTEHGYQVQCALVQSVELDTRAWTETERSVAFLLSGLLPDRTA is encoded by the coding sequence ATGGCCGACCGGGTCACGGTGATCGGCTGGGACGGTTCGCCGCTGACCGCCGCGGCACGCTCAGCCCTGGGCGCCGCCACCCTGGTGGCCGGTGCCGCCCACCACCTGGCGCTCCCCGAGGTGCCGCGCGGCGCCGAACGCATCCGCCTCGGCAGCGCCGCCCTCGCCGCCCGCCGCATCGCCGGCCACCGTGGCACCGCCGTCGTGCTGGCCGACGGCGACCCCGGCTTCTTCGGCGTCGTACGGACCCTGCGCGCACCCGAGTTCGGCCTGGAGGTCGAAGTCGTCCCCGCCGTCTCCTCGGTCGCCGCGGCCTTCGCCCGGGCCGGTATGCCCTGGGACGACGCACAGGTGGTCGTCGCACACCGGCGCACCCTGCGGCGCGCGGTGAACGTGTGCCGCGCCCACACCAAGGTCGCCGTCCTCACCTCACCCGGCGCCGGCCCCGCCGAACTCGGCCTCCTCATGGAGGGCGTCCACCGCACCTTCGTCATCTGCGAGGAACTCGGCACCGAACGCGAACAGGTCACCGTCGTCACCTCCGACAAGGCCGCCGACCACACCTGGCGCGACCCCAACGTCGTCATCGTCATCGGCGGACCGGTCGGCCCCGTCGGTGCCGCCGGCCCCGCCGAGGGCGGCGGCTGGATCGCCGGACGCGACCCGGGCACCGGACCGCGTGGCTGGACACTGCCCGCCGAGGCGTACGGCGGCGACCTCGGCGAGGGCGAGTCGGAACTGCTCCGCGCGGCCCAACTCGCCCGGCTGGGACCGCGCGTCGGCGATCTGGTGTGGGACATCGGCTGCGGCAGTGGCGCCTTCGCCGCGGAGGCCGCCCGCGCCGGCGCCGCGGTCATCGCCGTCGACCGGGACCTCGCCGCGTGCGCCCGCACCGAGGCCGCCGCCCGCGGATTCGGGGTCCAGCTGCAGATCGTGCGCGGCATCGCCCCGCACGTCCTGGAGGACCTTCCCGAACCGGACGTCGTCCGTGTCGGCGGCGGGGGAGCGGCCGTCGTCTCGGCCGTGGCCGACCGCCGCCCGCAGTGCATCGTCACCCACGCGGCGACCCGCGACGCGGCCGAACGCGTCGGCCGCGACCTGACCGAGCACGGCTACCAGGTGCAGTGCGCCCTCGTTCAGTCCGTCGAACTCGACACCCGGGCCTGGACGGAGACCGAGCGGAGCGTCGCGTTCCTGCTCAGCGGCCTGCTGCCGGACCGTACGGCCTGA
- a CDS encoding GNAT family N-acetyltransferase — translation MTSTFPNISISTERLVLRPLDEDDVPALAAMMNDEQVGAWTDVPQPYTEDQARTWITEYAPTERTAGRGLDLAVTEFLTQRLVGLVQLAKTNWHIRSTELSYVTAPWARGEGYASEAALATAQWLLGDQKFERIEMRTAADNTASQQVAQKIGSISEGVLRNACIAHVRAEDGTWSDVRTDFIVWSLLPEDLDGAGEQLADTGGFTSFSDWN, via the coding sequence ATGACGAGCACCTTCCCCAACATCTCCATCAGCACGGAGCGGTTGGTGCTGCGTCCCCTTGACGAGGACGACGTGCCCGCACTGGCCGCGATGATGAACGACGAACAGGTCGGAGCCTGGACCGACGTCCCCCAGCCCTACACCGAGGACCAGGCCCGCACCTGGATCACCGAGTACGCCCCCACGGAACGCACCGCCGGCCGTGGACTCGACCTCGCGGTCACCGAGTTCCTCACCCAGCGGCTGGTCGGCCTCGTCCAGCTCGCCAAGACGAACTGGCACATCCGGTCCACCGAACTGTCGTACGTCACCGCCCCCTGGGCCCGTGGTGAGGGGTATGCCTCCGAAGCGGCCCTCGCCACCGCCCAATGGCTGCTCGGCGACCAGAAGTTCGAGCGTATCGAGATGCGCACGGCAGCCGACAACACCGCCTCCCAGCAGGTCGCCCAGAAGATCGGCAGTATCAGCGAAGGTGTCCTGCGCAACGCCTGCATAGCGCACGTCCGCGCCGAGGACGGTACCTGGAGCGACGTCCGCACCGACTTCATCGTGTGGAGCCTGCTTCCCGAGGACCTGGACGGAGCGGGCGAGCAGCTGGCCGACACGGGCGGTTTCACCTCGTTCTCCGACTGGAACTGA
- a CDS encoding MetQ/NlpA family ABC transporter substrate-binding protein, which yields MRNTAKFTTAVLAAGALTLGLTACGSDTDSADTSGPLVVAASPTPHAEILNYVKDNLAKKAGLDLEVKEFTDYTTQNPSTEDGSVDANYFQNKPYLDDFNEKNGTKIVPVVTVHLEPLGLYSHKAKSAEALKSGATVAVPNDTVNEARALKLLATHGIITLKAGTGNEATPADIVKNPKNLKFKELEAAQTPRSLDDVDAAVINGNYAIEADLKPADDALVLESAKNNPYGNFLAVKDGNQDDPRVKKLAKLLTSPEVKKFIEDKYAGSVLASF from the coding sequence GTGCGTAACACCGCAAAGTTCACCACCGCTGTCCTCGCCGCCGGAGCCCTCACCCTGGGTCTCACCGCCTGCGGCTCGGACACGGACTCCGCCGACACCAGCGGACCGCTGGTCGTCGCCGCGAGCCCGACCCCGCACGCCGAGATCCTGAACTACGTCAAGGACAACCTGGCGAAGAAGGCGGGACTCGACCTGGAAGTCAAGGAGTTCACCGACTACACGACGCAGAACCCCTCGACCGAGGACGGGTCGGTGGACGCCAACTACTTCCAGAACAAGCCGTACCTCGACGACTTCAACGAGAAGAACGGCACCAAGATCGTGCCCGTCGTCACGGTCCACCTGGAGCCGCTGGGCCTCTACTCCCACAAGGCCAAGAGCGCCGAGGCCCTGAAGAGCGGCGCGACCGTCGCGGTCCCCAACGACACGGTCAACGAGGCGCGGGCGCTCAAGCTGCTCGCCACCCACGGGATCATCACGCTCAAGGCCGGGACGGGCAACGAGGCGACCCCCGCGGACATCGTCAAGAACCCGAAGAACCTCAAGTTCAAGGAGCTGGAGGCGGCTCAGACCCCGCGCTCCCTGGACGACGTGGACGCAGCCGTCATCAACGGCAACTACGCCATCGAGGCCGACCTCAAGCCCGCCGACGACGCCCTGGTCCTGGAGTCCGCGAAGAACAACCCGTACGGCAACTTCCTCGCCGTCAAGGACGGCAACCAGGACGACCCGCGGGTCAAGAAGCTCGCCAAGCTCCTGACCTCCCCCGAGGTCAAGAAGTTCATCGAGGACAAGTACGCCGGCTCCGTTCTCGCGTCCTTCTGA
- a CDS encoding ABC transporter permease gives MTWTEMQPLLEQACWDTLYMVGWSTLIAVLGGLPLGILLVLTDRGGLLQNLVANKLIGQVVNIARSMPFIILMVALMSFTRTITGTTIGREAAIVPLAIGAIPFFARLVETAVREVDGGLVEAVQSMGGNTRTVVRRVLVPESLPSLISSTTTTIVALIGYSAMAGTVGAGGLGDIAIRYGYQRFESELMWITVAILAVVISVIQFAGDYAARSLHRRGGQSGPAPRLRLLKAKGPSSASADIDKVA, from the coding sequence GTGACCTGGACTGAGATGCAGCCCCTGCTGGAGCAGGCGTGTTGGGACACGCTCTACATGGTCGGCTGGTCCACGCTGATCGCCGTCCTCGGCGGGCTTCCGCTCGGCATCCTGCTCGTCCTCACCGACCGCGGCGGACTGCTCCAGAACCTCGTCGCCAACAAGCTCATCGGGCAGGTCGTGAACATCGCCCGCTCGATGCCGTTCATCATCCTGATGGTCGCGCTGATGAGCTTCACGCGCACGATCACCGGGACGACCATCGGCCGCGAGGCCGCCATCGTGCCCCTCGCGATCGGTGCCATCCCGTTCTTCGCCCGCCTTGTCGAGACGGCTGTCCGCGAAGTGGACGGCGGGCTCGTCGAGGCCGTGCAGTCGATGGGCGGCAACACCCGGACCGTCGTGCGCAGGGTGCTCGTCCCGGAGTCCCTGCCCTCCCTGATCTCCAGCACCACGACCACGATCGTCGCCCTCATCGGCTACTCCGCGATGGCGGGCACGGTCGGCGCGGGCGGTCTCGGCGACATCGCCATCCGCTACGGCTACCAGCGTTTCGAGTCCGAGCTGATGTGGATCACCGTGGCGATCCTCGCCGTCGTCATCTCCGTCATCCAGTTCGCCGGCGACTACGCGGCCCGCTCGCTGCACAGGCGGGGCGGTCAGTCGGGCCCCGCCCCGAGGCTGCGCCTGCTGAAGGCGAAGGGGCCGTCGTCCGCTTCCGCCGACATCGACAAGGTCGCGTAG
- a CDS encoding ATP-binding cassette domain-containing protein has translation MITTSGLTKVYRSRGREVTALDGVDLHVREGEVYGVIGQSGAGKSSLIRCVNLLERPTAGTVTVAGQDLTALAGRGPRAGSELRRARSRIGMVFQHFNLLSSRTVQDNVELPLEILGKSGKERSRKALELLDLVGLADKARAYPAQLSGGQKQRVGIARALAGDPKVLLSDEATSALDPETTRSILQLLRDLNRQLGLTVLLITHEMDVVKSICDSAALMENGRLVESGTVSELLATPGSELASALFPVSGDVSGSDRTVVDVTFQGEAATQPVISQLSRTYNIDISILGAAIDTVGGLQVGRMRIELPGGYEDNVVPIGFLREKGLQIDVVGEAGHEPLLVKEGAK, from the coding sequence GTGATCACCACATCGGGCCTGACCAAGGTCTACCGCTCGCGCGGCCGCGAGGTCACCGCCCTCGACGGCGTCGATCTCCATGTCCGCGAAGGCGAGGTGTACGGCGTCATCGGACAGTCCGGCGCCGGCAAGTCCTCGCTCATCCGCTGCGTCAACCTGCTGGAGCGCCCCACCGCCGGCACGGTGACGGTCGCCGGGCAGGACCTCACCGCCCTCGCGGGGCGCGGACCCCGTGCGGGCAGTGAACTGCGCCGGGCGCGCAGCCGTATCGGCATGGTCTTCCAGCACTTCAACCTGTTGTCCTCCCGGACCGTGCAGGACAACGTCGAACTGCCGCTGGAGATCCTCGGCAAGTCGGGCAAGGAGCGCTCCCGCAAGGCGCTCGAACTCCTCGACCTCGTCGGACTCGCCGACAAGGCCAGGGCCTACCCGGCCCAGCTCTCCGGCGGCCAGAAGCAGCGTGTCGGCATCGCCCGCGCGCTGGCCGGCGACCCCAAGGTGCTGCTGTCCGACGAGGCGACCAGCGCCCTCGACCCGGAGACCACCCGCTCGATCCTCCAGCTGCTGCGCGACCTGAACCGGCAACTGGGCCTGACCGTCCTGCTCATCACCCACGAGATGGACGTCGTGAAGTCGATCTGCGACTCGGCCGCGCTCATGGAGAACGGCCGTCTCGTCGAGTCCGGCACGGTCAGCGAGCTGCTCGCGACCCCCGGTTCCGAACTGGCCTCGGCGCTGTTCCCGGTGAGCGGCGACGTCTCCGGCAGCGACCGCACCGTCGTCGACGTCACCTTCCAGGGCGAGGCAGCGACCCAGCCGGTCATCTCCCAGCTCTCGCGTACCTACAACATCGACATATCGATCCTCGGTGCGGCCATCGACACCGTCGGCGGCCTCCAGGTCGGCCGGATGCGCATCGAACTGCCCGGCGGCTACGAGGACAACGTCGTACCGATCGGATTCCTGCGCGAAAAGGGGCTGCAGATCGACGTGGTGGGCGAAGCGGGCCACGAGCCCCTGCTGGTGAAGGAAGGTGCCAAGTGA
- a CDS encoding HAD family hydrolase, producing MKIRAQALLFDNDGTLVSSLASVDRCWTRWAMEYGITAEDFARVELHGRPAAEIAAELLPAEVVPQAVARIEELEVEDVPNDGVRLLPGTRDFLDALPADRWAVVTSATRRLAEARLDAVGILPKTLVVADDITRGKPDPEPYLLAARQLGVDPARCVVFEDAPAGLQAGRAAGMTTVALATTHQAHELTADLVVKDLSALSALVTAAGVEISVRD from the coding sequence ATGAAGATCCGCGCACAAGCCCTCCTGTTCGACAACGACGGAACCCTCGTCTCCTCCCTCGCCTCCGTGGACCGCTGCTGGACGCGGTGGGCCATGGAGTACGGGATCACCGCCGAGGATTTCGCCCGCGTCGAACTGCACGGGCGGCCGGCCGCGGAGATAGCCGCCGAGCTGCTGCCCGCCGAGGTGGTCCCGCAGGCCGTCGCGCGGATCGAGGAGCTGGAGGTGGAGGACGTACCGAACGACGGGGTCCGCTTGCTGCCCGGTACCCGGGACTTCCTCGACGCGCTGCCCGCCGACCGCTGGGCCGTCGTCACCTCGGCCACCCGTCGGCTGGCCGAGGCCCGCCTCGACGCCGTCGGCATCCTTCCCAAGACCCTGGTCGTCGCCGACGACATCACGCGCGGCAAGCCCGACCCCGAGCCCTACCTCCTCGCCGCCCGCCAACTGGGCGTCGACCCGGCCCGGTGCGTCGTCTTCGAGGACGCCCCGGCCGGACTCCAGGCGGGCCGCGCGGCCGGGATGACCACCGTGGCACTGGCCACAACCCACCAGGCCCACGAGCTGACCGCCGACCTCGTGGTCAAGGACCTGTCCGCGCTGTCCGCCCTGGTCACCGCGGCGGGTGTCGAGATCTCCGTGCGGGACTGA
- a CDS encoding GNAT family N-acetyltransferase has product MGMSVTISAATEQDAEQIFKLQYLCFQSEAALYGNYRIDPLVQTLDELRGEVVTDCVFVARLGDEVVGSVRGRVIDDGSASIGRLCVHPRLQGHGIGARLLRAAESALAGERGATSFRLHTGHRSESNLSLYRRGGYQTVGMAQGADGVEMIVLEKPAGAYAATA; this is encoded by the coding sequence ATGGGCATGAGCGTGACCATCTCTGCGGCGACCGAGCAGGACGCGGAGCAGATCTTCAAGCTGCAGTACCTGTGCTTCCAGAGTGAGGCGGCGCTGTACGGCAACTACCGCATCGATCCGCTCGTCCAGACCCTGGACGAGCTCCGCGGAGAGGTCGTCACGGACTGCGTCTTCGTGGCGCGGCTGGGCGACGAGGTGGTCGGCTCGGTGCGCGGCCGGGTCATCGACGACGGTTCGGCCTCCATCGGCAGGCTCTGCGTCCATCCTCGCCTCCAGGGGCACGGCATCGGCGCCCGGCTGCTGCGCGCGGCCGAGTCGGCGCTGGCCGGGGAGCGCGGCGCCACCAGCTTCCGCCTCCACACGGGCCACCGCAGCGAGAGCAACCTCAGCCTGTACCGCCGGGGTGGCTACCAGACGGTGGGCATGGCCCAGGGCGCGGACGGCGTCGAGATGATCGTCCTCGAGAAGCCGGCGGGCGCCTACGCGGCGACGGCGTGA
- a CDS encoding sigma-70 family RNA polymerase sigma factor produces MTHDLLTALRPLLTAEASAEAHATGTEPGDLEQAVWLRLLERLDVQGPPLDPHDWLRRAVRSESRRTRRTYRREGPYETEPADDGEVTPEQLALAAARRRALRDAVRRLPGRCPRLMEALLSPRDLTYREIAGELGISQGSLGPERSRCLGCLRRLLAPEVAAHGVRG; encoded by the coding sequence ATGACGCACGACCTGCTCACCGCCCTGCGCCCGCTGCTCACCGCCGAAGCCTCGGCGGAGGCGCATGCCACCGGAACGGAGCCCGGCGACCTGGAGCAGGCGGTCTGGCTCCGTCTCCTGGAACGCCTGGACGTCCAGGGACCGCCCCTCGACCCGCACGACTGGCTCCGTCGCGCCGTCCGCTCCGAGTCCCGCCGCACCCGCCGTACGTACCGCCGGGAAGGGCCGTACGAGACCGAACCGGCCGACGACGGCGAGGTCACCCCCGAACAGCTGGCGCTCGCCGCGGCCCGTCGCCGGGCCCTGCGCGACGCCGTACGCCGTCTGCCCGGCCGCTGCCCCCGTCTGATGGAGGCGCTCCTGTCGCCGAGGGACCTCACCTACCGCGAGATCGCGGGGGAGTTGGGTATCTCACAGGGCAGTCTCGGTCCGGAACGTTCCAGATGTCTGGGATGTCTGCGTCGTTTGCTCGCACCGGAGGTTGCGGCCCACGGAGTGCGGGGATAG